A stretch of the Deltaproteobacteria bacterium genome encodes the following:
- a CDS encoding acyl carrier protein yields the protein MSLSVEEKVKQIVVNQLGVEESSVVGKAKFIEDLGADSLDIVELVMAMEEAFGVDIPDEEAENIRTVDDAVSFIKKAEDA from the coding sequence ATGTCTCTTTCCGTCGAAGAAAAAGTAAAGCAAATTGTCGTCAATCAGCTTGGCGTAGAAGAGAGCTCTGTCGTCGGCAAAGCCAAGTTTATTGAAGACCTTGGTGCGGACTCCCTCGATATCGTCGAGTTGGTTATGGCGATGGAAGAGGCCTTTGGCGTCGACATCCCAGACGAAGAGGCCGAAAATATCCGTACCGTTGATGACGCAGTTTCCTTCATCAAAAAGGCCGAAGACGCCTAA
- the rpiB gene encoding ribose 5-phosphate isomerase B produces MATKIGIASDHAGKELKQLIAEFVKMKNLDVIDYGVAVDSEKSVDYPDYAAILAADVSGGKLDYGVLICGTGIGMCITANKFPGVRAASVWDEFTAKMSRIHNDANIICLGARALNHHRAAELVNLWLDTPFEGNRHKARLEKIREIEKKLCVR; encoded by the coding sequence ATGGCCACCAAGATCGGTATAGCATCGGATCACGCCGGCAAGGAGCTGAAGCAGCTTATTGCTGAATTCGTGAAAATGAAAAATCTCGATGTGATCGATTATGGCGTCGCCGTCGATTCGGAAAAGTCAGTAGATTACCCCGACTATGCCGCCATCCTGGCGGCAGATGTATCGGGAGGCAAGCTAGACTACGGGGTACTGATTTGCGGTACGGGTATCGGTATGTGTATCACCGCAAACAAGTTCCCTGGTGTCCGGGCCGCGTCGGTTTGGGATGAGTTCACGGCCAAGATGAGCCGTATCCACAATGATGCCAATATCATCTGTCTCGGTGCGCGCGCACTCAACCATCATCGCGCCGCTGAACTTGTGAACCTTTGGTTGGATACTCCTTTTGAGGGCAATAGGCATAAGGCTCGCCTAGAAAAAATTCGCGAAATTGAAAAAAAGCTCTGCGTTCGCTGA
- a CDS encoding serine hydroxymethyltransferase translates to MLANKDPQVFQLIEAELKRQQEGLELIASENFASTEVISCMGNVLANKYAEGLPGKRYYGGCEVVDAMESLAIERLTKLFEAKYANVQPHSGAQANAAVFLVLAKPGDRILGLDLAHGGHLTHGSKVNFSGVIYESHFYQLQAGTDLIDMDEVRAKALEVKPKIIVAGASAYPRTIDFAAFRKIADEVGAYLVVDMAHIAGLVAAKLHPSPVPHAHVVTTTTHKTLRGPRGGVILWNDDALTKEINKGVFPGTQGGPLEHIIAAKAVCFQEALQPTFLDYQLNVVRNAAALAESLMEHGFKLVSGGTDNHLVLINLSDTAVSGKQLEEALGKIAITANKNTVPGEKRSPFVTSGVRLGTPAVTTRGLRQAEMAQIARWTRQAFEHVGDDHKLSVLRREVEALARKFPLYPVWTV, encoded by the coding sequence ATTTTGGCAAATAAAGACCCCCAGGTCTTCCAGCTGATCGAAGCCGAGTTAAAAAGGCAGCAGGAGGGCCTTGAGCTCATTGCCTCAGAAAACTTCGCCTCGACAGAGGTCATCTCGTGTATGGGCAATGTCCTCGCCAATAAGTATGCCGAGGGCCTACCAGGCAAGCGTTACTACGGCGGCTGCGAGGTTGTAGACGCCATGGAGTCTCTCGCTATCGAGCGACTTACCAAGCTGTTTGAAGCCAAGTACGCTAATGTGCAGCCACACTCTGGCGCTCAAGCTAATGCTGCCGTGTTCTTGGTGTTGGCTAAGCCCGGTGATCGGATCTTGGGACTCGATCTAGCCCACGGGGGGCACCTCACCCATGGGTCCAAAGTCAATTTCTCTGGCGTGATCTACGAATCACACTTTTACCAGCTTCAAGCCGGCACTGACCTTATTGATATGGATGAGGTTAGGGCTAAGGCTCTTGAGGTCAAGCCTAAGATCATCGTCGCAGGTGCTAGCGCCTATCCGCGGACCATAGACTTTGCCGCTTTCAGGAAAATCGCCGACGAGGTTGGTGCGTATTTAGTAGTCGACATGGCTCACATTGCGGGCCTCGTTGCAGCGAAACTCCATCCAAGCCCTGTCCCCCATGCCCACGTCGTGACGACCACAACTCACAAGACGCTGCGCGGTCCACGCGGTGGGGTGATTCTATGGAACGACGACGCCTTGACCAAGGAAATCAATAAGGGCGTATTCCCTGGCACCCAGGGCGGCCCTCTCGAGCATATCATTGCAGCTAAGGCTGTTTGCTTTCAGGAAGCCCTGCAACCCACGTTTCTTGATTACCAGCTAAATGTGGTACGTAATGCCGCCGCTTTGGCGGAGAGCTTAATGGAGCACGGATTCAAACTCGTGTCCGGCGGGACCGATAACCATCTGGTCCTCATTAATCTGAGCGATACCGCAGTGAGCGGCAAACAATTGGAAGAGGCTCTGGGCAAGATCGCGATAACAGCCAATAAAAATACGGTTCCAGGTGAGAAAAGAAGCCCATTCGTCACTAGTGGTGTTCGTCTTGGCACACCAGCCGTGACGACCCGGGGTCTCAGGCAGGCCGAGATGGCGCAAATAGCCCGTTGGACGCGTCAGGCTTTTGAACACGTCGGTGACGATCACAAACTTTCCGTGCTAAGACGCGAGGTCGAAGCATTGGCACGTAAGTTTCCGCTCTACCCGGTTTGGACTGTCTAG
- the nrdR gene encoding transcriptional repressor NrdR — MKCPKCGFDDTKVLESRILDSGRSLRRRRSCMACNYRFTTYEREESFAFSVAKKDGRVEPYNRDKIFRSIQIACQKRPISYDQIDVMIARIEKQIQESGERSVPSQKLGDLIMGHLQGMDKVAYVRFASVYKDFQDPSEFMREIHSLDKD, encoded by the coding sequence GTGAAATGTCCAAAATGCGGCTTTGATGACACCAAGGTGCTCGAAAGTAGGATCTTGGATTCTGGTCGCAGTTTGCGACGGCGTCGCAGTTGTATGGCGTGCAATTATCGCTTTACGACTTACGAACGCGAGGAGAGCTTTGCCTTTTCCGTCGCAAAAAAAGATGGCCGCGTTGAGCCATATAATCGCGACAAAATCTTCCGTTCGATTCAGATCGCTTGTCAAAAAAGACCTATCAGTTACGACCAAATTGACGTGATGATTGCACGCATTGAAAAGCAAATCCAAGAATCGGGAGAGCGTAGTGTCCCGAGCCAAAAGCTTGGCGACTTAATAATGGGGCACCTACAGGGTATGGACAAAGTGGCTTATGTGCGCTTTGCGTCGGTGTATAAGGATTTTCAGGATCCCAGCGAGTTCATGCGCGAGATCCACAGCTTGGATAAAGACTAA
- a CDS encoding riboflavin synthase, which produces MFTGLVERTGKILSISQPAAATASLMGGITQLIVDAGKGYETNVGDSVSVNGCCLTVTSNKFQMLAFDVSSETLKLTNLGDLGEGTEVNLERALQLGDRLGGHMVSGHVDGVGAVVSVGKKPEGWELRASLSKALSRYVICKGSICLDGVSLTVNTVDDHTDHTEITVMLIPTTVSLTSFRHLAVGQRLNIEVDLVGKYVERLTQRVR; this is translated from the coding sequence ATGTTTACTGGACTGGTGGAACGTACGGGCAAAATACTCTCGATCTCTCAACCCGCAGCAGCCACAGCGAGCCTGATGGGCGGTATTACCCAACTGATTGTAGACGCTGGCAAGGGCTACGAGACTAATGTAGGGGATAGCGTATCCGTCAATGGATGCTGCCTCACGGTTACCAGTAACAAGTTTCAGATGCTGGCTTTTGACGTCAGCAGTGAAACTCTAAAACTAACCAATCTCGGCGATTTAGGCGAAGGTACGGAAGTCAATTTAGAGCGCGCCCTTCAGTTGGGTGACCGTCTTGGTGGCCACATGGTCTCGGGTCATGTCGATGGCGTTGGGGCAGTAGTCTCAGTCGGTAAAAAGCCGGAGGGCTGGGAGCTTAGGGCTAGTCTATCCAAGGCCCTCAGTCGCTACGTCATTTGCAAAGGCTCGATTTGCCTAGACGGTGTCAGCTTAACAGTTAACACAGTTGATGATCATACCGACCACACTGAAATCACCGTGATGCTCATCCCTACCACGGTCAGTCTCACGTCATTCCGTCACCTAGCCGTGGGGCAAAGACTCAATATTGAGGTCGATTTGGTTGGCAAGTATGTGGAACGACTCACCCAAAGAGTCCGCTAA